A window from Microbacterium ginsengiterrae encodes these proteins:
- a CDS encoding O-acetylhomoserine aminocarboxypropyltransferase/cysteine synthase family protein translates to MTEEHRFGFRTRALHAGGTPDAATGARAVPIYQTTSFVFDDAKDAGNLFALQKYGNIYSRIGNPTVAALEERLASLEGGIGAVATASGMSAEFITFAALVGAGDHVVASAQLYGGTVTQLDVTLRRFGVDTTFVPSTDPADYAAAIRPETKVVYVEMIGNPSGEIADIEGLAAVAHDAGLPLVVDATLATPYLARPLEHGADIVIHSVTKFLGGHGTTLGGVIIEKGTFDWGNGKFPQMTEPVASYGGIKWWDNFGEYGFLTKLRSEQLRDIGPALSPQSAFNLLQGIETLPQRIDAHLANARVVAQWLESDPRISYVTWAGLESHPHHERAAKYLPLGPGSVFAFGVAAEDGRAAGETLIESLQLASHLANIGDARTLVIHPASTTHRQLTAEQLVAAGAPADLIRISVGLEDPEDIIWDLDQALTAATGATR, encoded by the coding sequence ATGACGGAAGAACACCGCTTCGGGTTCCGCACCCGGGCCCTCCACGCCGGCGGGACGCCCGACGCCGCCACCGGTGCGCGCGCCGTGCCGATCTATCAGACGACCTCCTTCGTCTTCGACGACGCGAAGGATGCCGGCAACCTCTTCGCGCTACAGAAGTACGGCAACATCTACTCCCGCATCGGAAACCCCACGGTCGCTGCCCTCGAAGAGCGGCTCGCATCGCTGGAGGGTGGGATCGGGGCCGTGGCGACGGCATCCGGGATGAGCGCCGAGTTCATCACCTTCGCCGCGCTCGTCGGCGCCGGAGACCACGTCGTCGCCTCGGCCCAGCTCTACGGCGGCACCGTCACTCAACTCGACGTGACGCTCCGTCGATTCGGAGTGGACACGACGTTCGTCCCGTCGACAGACCCCGCCGACTACGCGGCGGCGATCCGACCGGAGACCAAAGTCGTCTACGTCGAGATGATCGGCAACCCCTCCGGCGAGATCGCCGACATCGAGGGGTTGGCCGCCGTCGCGCACGACGCCGGCCTTCCGCTCGTCGTCGACGCGACGCTCGCCACCCCGTACCTCGCGCGTCCGCTCGAGCACGGAGCGGACATCGTGATCCATTCCGTCACGAAGTTCCTCGGCGGCCACGGCACCACCCTCGGCGGCGTCATCATCGAGAAGGGCACGTTCGACTGGGGCAACGGCAAGTTCCCGCAGATGACGGAACCCGTCGCCTCATACGGCGGCATCAAGTGGTGGGACAACTTCGGCGAGTACGGCTTCCTCACCAAGCTGCGCTCGGAGCAGCTGCGCGACATCGGTCCCGCGCTCAGCCCGCAATCGGCCTTCAACCTGCTGCAGGGCATCGAGACGCTGCCGCAGCGGATCGACGCCCATCTCGCGAACGCGCGCGTCGTCGCCCAGTGGCTGGAATCGGACCCCCGCATCTCCTACGTCACCTGGGCGGGGTTGGAATCGCACCCGCATCACGAGCGTGCCGCCAAGTACCTTCCTCTTGGTCCGGGGTCGGTGTTCGCGTTCGGCGTCGCCGCAGAGGACGGCCGAGCAGCCGGGGAGACCCTCATCGAGAGCCTGCAGCTCGCCTCGCACCTCGCCAACATCGGGGATGCGCGCACACTCGTCATCCACCCGGCATCCACCACCCACCGCCAACTCACCGCGGAGCAGCTCGTCGCAGCGGGTGCTCCGGCGGACCTCATCCGCATCTCCGTCGGTCTGGAGGACCCGGAGGACATCATCTGGGACCTCGAT
- the acs gene encoding acetate--CoA ligase — protein MDLIETALPEARLIEDRVYPPSPEFLAQANVAGDAYARADADPIAFWEDAARRLDWVTPWHTAMQWQPPTDGAIPAARWFDGGTLNVAYNCVDRHVAAGRGGKVALHFEGEPGDRTTVTYADLQRRVAQAANALTSLGIAPGDRVVVYLPVLIETIVIALACARIGAVHSLVFGGFSAEAVRFRLTDTGAKLLVTSDGQYRRGSAVEVKSAADVAAHDLPALEHVLVVRRTGQDVPWTNGRDVWWHDVVDTASPEHTAQPFAAEHPLFIIYTSGTTGKPKGLVHTSGGYLAHASWAHWAHFDAKPNDVHWCTADLAWVTAHTYEIYGPLSNGLTQVIYEGTPDSPHRERHLEIIERYGVTVYYTAPTLIRTFMTWFGEHLPSGHDLSSIRLLGTVGEAINPEAWVWFRRTFGRDELPIIDTWWQSETGAAMIVPLPGVTTLKPGSASVALPGIDVAVVDENGAEVRAGQSGTLVVRRPWPGMARTVWGNPQRYRDSYWSTYAGHGEFGGYYVAGDGATRDEDGHIWILGRLDDVVNVSGHRLSTIEIESALVADPSVGEAGTAGVADPLTGQAVVAFVIPSGNGEVTASALRDRVAREIGPVAKPRHIVLVPDLPKTRSGKIMRRLLAQLWEAEQDRRAGRTPQPLGDITSLQNPDAVAAIATALTRFGTSQETH, from the coding sequence ATGGACCTGATCGAGACCGCTCTGCCCGAAGCACGACTGATCGAAGACCGCGTCTACCCGCCGTCGCCGGAGTTCCTCGCTCAGGCCAACGTCGCCGGAGACGCCTATGCTCGCGCCGATGCCGACCCCATCGCGTTCTGGGAGGATGCCGCGCGGCGACTCGACTGGGTGACCCCGTGGCACACCGCCATGCAGTGGCAGCCGCCGACCGACGGCGCGATCCCTGCGGCGCGCTGGTTCGACGGCGGCACGCTCAACGTCGCATACAACTGCGTCGACAGGCATGTCGCCGCCGGTCGCGGAGGCAAGGTCGCCCTGCACTTCGAAGGCGAGCCCGGCGACCGCACGACGGTCACCTACGCCGACCTGCAGCGACGGGTCGCCCAGGCCGCCAACGCGCTGACCTCACTGGGCATCGCTCCAGGCGATCGGGTCGTCGTGTACCTGCCCGTCCTCATCGAGACGATCGTCATCGCGCTGGCGTGCGCGCGCATCGGCGCGGTGCACTCGCTCGTGTTCGGTGGATTCTCCGCGGAGGCCGTACGCTTCCGTCTCACCGACACCGGCGCCAAGCTGCTGGTGACCAGCGACGGGCAGTACCGGCGGGGTTCCGCGGTGGAAGTGAAGTCCGCCGCCGACGTCGCGGCCCACGATCTGCCGGCACTCGAGCATGTGCTCGTCGTGCGACGAACAGGCCAGGACGTGCCGTGGACCAACGGGCGGGACGTCTGGTGGCATGATGTCGTCGACACGGCGAGCCCCGAGCACACCGCGCAGCCCTTCGCCGCGGAGCATCCGCTGTTCATCATCTACACGTCCGGCACGACGGGGAAGCCCAAGGGGCTCGTGCACACATCCGGCGGCTACCTCGCGCACGCGAGCTGGGCGCACTGGGCGCACTTCGACGCGAAACCCAACGACGTGCACTGGTGCACGGCTGACCTGGCATGGGTCACCGCGCACACCTACGAGATCTACGGGCCGCTCTCGAACGGTCTCACCCAGGTGATCTACGAGGGGACGCCGGACAGTCCTCATCGGGAGCGGCACCTCGAGATCATCGAGCGCTACGGCGTGACGGTGTACTACACGGCCCCGACGCTCATCCGCACCTTCATGACCTGGTTCGGCGAGCATCTGCCCTCAGGGCACGACCTGTCCAGTATCCGCCTGCTCGGCACGGTGGGGGAGGCGATCAACCCGGAGGCGTGGGTGTGGTTCCGGCGCACCTTCGGACGCGACGAGCTTCCCATCATCGACACGTGGTGGCAGTCGGAGACAGGGGCGGCGATGATCGTCCCGCTGCCCGGCGTGACCACCCTGAAGCCAGGCTCCGCGTCCGTCGCACTGCCGGGGATCGACGTCGCCGTCGTCGATGAGAACGGTGCCGAGGTACGGGCAGGACAGTCGGGCACCCTCGTCGTCCGTCGCCCCTGGCCCGGCATGGCCCGCACCGTGTGGGGGAACCCGCAGCGCTACCGCGACTCGTACTGGTCGACCTACGCCGGGCACGGCGAGTTCGGTGGGTACTACGTCGCGGGAGACGGGGCGACCCGCGACGAGGACGGGCACATCTGGATCCTCGGCCGGCTGGATGACGTGGTCAACGTCTCCGGTCACCGCCTGTCCACGATCGAGATCGAATCGGCCCTCGTCGCCGACCCGAGCGTCGGGGAGGCGGGTACGGCGGGGGTCGCCGACCCCCTCACGGGGCAGGCGGTGGTGGCCTTCGTCATCCCCTCCGGAAACGGAGAGGTCACGGCATCCGCCCTCCGCGATCGCGTCGCCCGTGAGATCGGACCGGTCGCCAAGCCGCGCCACATCGTCCTCGTCCCGGATCTGCCCAAGACCCGGTCGGGAAAGATCATGCGCAGGCTCCTCGCGCAGCTCTGGGAGGCCGAGCAGGACCGGCGCGCCGGCCGGACGCCGCAGCCGCTCGGAGACATCACATCGCTGCAGAACCCGGATGCCGTGGCGGCCATCGCCACCGCCCTCACCCGGTTCGGCACCAGCCAGGAAACACACTGA
- a CDS encoding ABC transporter permease — protein MSRVAQGVTGEATRRAQDEPGSGPRSLWSRPGVRVIGGLLVPAVILLVWQIATTSGLVPAYRLPTPGSVITAGVELAERGQLWTHIAISVQRVLLGFAIGSLVGLAVAAIVGLSKLGDVLLSPTLAALRAVPSLAWVPLLILWMQIGEESKITLIAIGAFFPVYTSVADALRHVDPHLVEAGRSFSLRGWSLFRTVQLPAVVPSVMSGLRLALAQSWLFLVAAELIASSMGLGWMLNDSQTNGRVDRILLAIVLLALLGTITNAILGFIERRLLTRWT, from the coding sequence ATGAGCCGGGTCGCCCAGGGCGTCACGGGCGAGGCAACGCGACGCGCGCAGGACGAGCCGGGCTCCGGCCCGCGCAGTCTGTGGTCCCGCCCGGGAGTGCGCGTCATCGGCGGGCTCCTCGTTCCCGCCGTCATCCTCCTCGTCTGGCAGATCGCCACGACCTCCGGGCTCGTGCCGGCCTACCGACTCCCCACCCCGGGGTCCGTCATCACTGCGGGCGTCGAGCTGGCGGAACGCGGACAGCTGTGGACGCACATCGCGATCTCCGTGCAGCGCGTCCTGCTCGGCTTCGCGATCGGATCTCTCGTCGGCCTCGCGGTCGCGGCGATCGTGGGTCTGTCCAAGCTCGGTGACGTGCTCTTGAGCCCGACACTCGCCGCACTCCGTGCCGTGCCGTCACTGGCCTGGGTGCCGCTGCTGATCCTGTGGATGCAGATCGGGGAGGAGTCGAAGATCACGCTGATCGCGATCGGCGCGTTCTTCCCCGTCTACACCTCCGTCGCCGACGCCCTCCGGCATGTGGACCCGCACCTCGTCGAGGCCGGACGTTCGTTCAGCCTCCGCGGGTGGTCGCTGTTCCGCACGGTCCAGTTGCCCGCGGTCGTCCCCTCGGTGATGTCGGGCCTGCGTCTCGCGCTCGCCCAGTCGTGGCTGTTCCTCGTCGCGGCAGAGCTCATCGCGTCCTCGATGGGGCTCGGGTGGATGCTCAACGACTCGCAGACCAACGGTCGCGTCGACCGCATCCTGCTCGCCATCGTGCTCCTCGCGCTGCTGGGCACCATCACCAACGCCATCCTCGGCTTCATCGAAAGGCGCCTGCTCACGCGATGGACCTGA
- a CDS encoding aliphatic sulfonate ABC transporter substrate-binding protein, which produces MSLITRRILPATAIAGAMMLVASGCVAGENADAASESASGEWSASTVTVDWATYNPLSLVIKDQGILDDILGDDVTVEWVQSAGSNKANELLRSGSVDVGSTAGSAALLARANGSPIKVIDIYSQPEWSAIVTTPDSGITTVADLAGTSVAATKGTDPYFFLLQALEESGLSVDDVEVQNLQHADGRAALDGGSVEAWAGLDPIMAAAEVESGDQLVYRNVDFNTYGFLNATEDFIDNHADLAQAVVDAYEQAREWALANPEETAQLLADASGIDIEVATTVIEERSNLDVDGVPGDAQLKVLEKIAPVIVDSGDVQGGQDAVDKALSEIIFPDFAQKAVQG; this is translated from the coding sequence TCGTGGCCTCCGGCTGCGTCGCGGGAGAGAACGCCGACGCGGCATCCGAGTCCGCCTCGGGCGAATGGTCCGCGAGCACCGTGACGGTCGACTGGGCGACCTACAACCCACTGAGCCTGGTGATCAAGGACCAGGGCATCCTCGACGACATCCTCGGCGACGACGTGACGGTCGAGTGGGTCCAGTCCGCCGGCTCCAACAAGGCGAACGAGCTGCTGCGCTCCGGGTCTGTCGACGTCGGTTCCACAGCCGGGTCGGCAGCGCTGCTCGCGCGCGCCAACGGTTCGCCCATCAAGGTGATCGACATCTATTCGCAGCCCGAGTGGTCGGCGATCGTCACGACGCCGGACAGCGGCATCACCACCGTCGCCGATCTCGCCGGGACCTCGGTCGCGGCGACCAAGGGCACCGACCCGTACTTCTTCCTCCTGCAGGCGCTGGAGGAGAGCGGCCTGAGCGTCGACGACGTCGAGGTGCAGAACCTCCAGCACGCGGACGGGCGCGCGGCGCTCGACGGCGGATCCGTTGAGGCATGGGCCGGGCTCGACCCGATCATGGCCGCCGCAGAGGTCGAATCCGGTGACCAGCTCGTCTACCGCAACGTCGACTTCAACACCTACGGTTTCCTCAACGCGACCGAGGACTTCATCGACAACCACGCCGATCTCGCCCAGGCCGTGGTCGATGCCTACGAGCAGGCTCGCGAGTGGGCGCTGGCGAACCCCGAGGAGACCGCTCAGCTGCTCGCCGACGCCTCAGGCATCGACATCGAGGTGGCGACCACGGTGATCGAGGAGCGCTCTAACCTCGACGTCGACGGTGTCCCCGGCGACGCGCAACTGAAGGTCCTCGAGAAGATCGCTCCGGTGATCGTCGACTCGGGCGACGTGCAGGGCGGGCAGGACGCCGTCGACAAGGCACTGTCCGAGATCATCTTCCCGGACTTCGCGCAAAAGGCCGTGCAGGGCTGA